One Plasmodium cynomolgi strain B DNA, chromosome 12, whole genome shotgun sequence genomic region harbors:
- a CDS encoding hypothetical protein (putative), translating to MKHRPHLKQQNKHFKKLKNHKKNNKSAKNLQKKKKKNLIQKYSSILHRALQSHNSKVRKIKSELEEKSKYIPFYNCLNICLLGFHEDADVLSFKKEFIKYLCEQNGDNVITDTINLDIYGIIDGTKCADIVLCIFKDGAIENSSFDELGYNLLSILKIQGVPSVIGVGYNTDESSKYSQKFVTRYFNSEFTQQDKIFFINGNGGNTDRLSRNGDFYKLYSEIMNMKVRNVSYREGRGYMLVNSYAYNQQTDSVYLKGFVKGAGFNAHNPVHITNAGDYYIDDIYVIDVMTSKRNIGEEKVNRSLNRFSQSNQSEGIDSNFLSDILSRQMTPDLNFYYNCNNIDYNFLPIQNCKNRCNMNEEDDLVCVRPYTEEEHRLQCDNLMTLRDSSKAEVTTGRGPSERLPNSRDDHSIEGGDLVYKFNLDSALSHGSSNQKGWLHSGSNGATSVEQPNTFNELYASSTNMSSNNTYGGTEQRCHSNHSWAYVSNEKHEVGEDFICSYNRNETLNARKYFLESNNTLRKEEYHLKSGEESKVSSSAEDSEDDLDVDDEEDNVPTNGAASDATNNEDIERDSNNSDHVYLCKNISAKERFKKYRILQSFKSSYIDVYEDLPVAYSRIYDYENYENLSKYSKKKFVENSKIVRGEFTVTDAYCLFVIKNDGKLLHLINDIKKKNLPIVVSSLLPYERKVTVVNMEVERMASYSEKVESKEVFEIVCGFRHFISCPIFSEQIIKGIQSKGKYEKHLKHGKKYIASIFGFTTVTNAPVFLIKRITSGGNANPYSLAAQGGESEMGLIGQIGDNTIQLEGCHYNGEEPNVMHSSGDVYANYGGDCVNSTPVIVAHGKVVNCDCKRIIMKRISLCGDIFKIHKKKAVIRNMFYRPEDINYFKPAQLHTKFGLTGKILESLGTHGKMKCLFSNVLKQHDKVFIFLYKRVYPIWFPPTWGGDPHLGPDDKPVQRRLKG from the exons ATGAAGCACAGGCCACATTTGAAACAGCAGAataagcattttaaaaagttaaagaaCCATAAGAAGAATAATAAGAGTgcgaaaaatttgcaaaagaaaaaaaaaaaaaatttaatccaAAAGTACAGCAGCATATTACATCGTGCACTTCAGTCCCATAATAGcaaagtgagaaaaataaagagtgAACTGGAGGAAAAATCAAAGTATATACCTTTCTATAATTGCTTAAACATCTGCTTGTTAGGGTTCCACGAAGACGCTGATGTACTATCATTTAAGAAAGAGTTTATAAAATATCTgtgtgaacaaaatggagataatGTCATAACGGacacaataaattt AGACATTTACGGAATTATAGATGGAACCAAATGTGCGGACATCGTGTTGTGTATATTTAAGGATGGGGCAATTGAAAATTCTTCGTTCGACGAATTGGGTTACAACCTTTTGtcgattttaaaaatacaagGTGTTCCTTCCGTCATCGGGGTGGGCTATAACACGGACGAAAGCAGCAAATATTCTCAAAAATTCGTGACTAGATATTTCAATTCGGAGTTTACACAAcaagataaaatatttttcatcaacGGTAATGGTGGCAACACTGACCGATTAAGCAGGAACGGAGATTTTTACAAGTTGTACAGCGAAATTATGAATATGAAAGTACGAAACGTTTCTTATCGGGAGGGCAGGGGTTACATGTTGGTCAATTCTTATGCGTACAATCAGCAGACAGACTCCGTTTATTTGAAGGGCTTTGTCAAAGGGGCAGGATTTAATGCCCATAACCCTGTACACATAACAAACGCGGGTGATTATTACATTGATGATATATACGTCATAGATGTGATGACGTCGAAGAGGAATATcggtgaagaaaaagtgaatagATCTCTAAATCGTTTTAGCCAAAGTAACCAAAGTGAAGGAATCgattccaattttttaagtgacaTTCTGAGCAGGCAGATGACCCCTGACTTGAACTTTTACTATAACTGTAACAACATTGACTATAACTTTTTGCCGattcaaaattgtaaaaacaGGTGTAACATGAATGAGGAGGATGACTTAGTGTGTGTACGTCCGTACACGGAGGAGGAGCATCGCTTACAGTGCGATAATTTAATGACACTTAGGGATAGTAGCAAAGCGGAGGTGACCACTGGGAGAGGGCCAAGTGAGAGACTGCCAAACAGCAGGGATGACCATTCCATCGAGGGAGGAGACCTTgtgtataaatttaatttggaCAGTGCATTATCCCACGGGAGTAGTAACCAAAAGGGATGGCTTCACAGCGGCAGTAACGGCGCGACCAGCGTGGAGCAGCCGAATACGTTCAATGAGCTGTACGCATCCTCCACCAACATGAGTAGCAATAACACGTATGGAGGCACAGAACAAAGGTGCCATTCGAACCATTCGTGGGCATATGTGTCCAACGAGAAGCACGAAGTGGGAGAAGACtttatatgttcatacaACAGGAATGAAACGTTGAACgcaaggaaatattttctagAGAGTAATAACACGCTTAGGAAAGAGGaatatcatttaaaaagCGGGGAGGAATCAAAGGTAAGTAGCTCCGCTGAGGACAGCGAAGACGACTTGGATGTGGACGACGAAGAGGATAATGTCCCCACGAATGGCGCGGCAAGCGATGCTACGAATAATGAAGACATCGAAAGGGACTCCAACAATTCCGACCACGTCTACctgtgcaaaaatataagcGCAAAGGaaagatttaaaaagtacAGAATTCTTCAGAGCTTCAAGTCGTCCTACATAGACGTGTATGAAGATTTACCAGTGGCTTACTCACGCATTTACGATTAtgaaaattacgaaaatttAAGTAAATATTCAAAGAAAAAGTTTGTGGAAAATTCTAAAATTGTAAGGGGAGAATTTACCGTAACGGATGCTTACTGCTTatttgttataaaaaatgatggtaAATTGCTGCACTTAATAAATGAcataaagaagaagaatttgcCGATTGTCGTTTCAAGTTTGCTGCCATATGAGCGAAAGGTGACCGTCGTCAATATGGAGGTGGAACGAATGGCTTCCTATTCTGAAAAAGTAGAATCAAAGGAGGTGTTCGAAATTGTGTGCGGATTTAGGCATTTTATAAGTTGCCCTATTTTTAGTGAACAAATTATTAAGGGGATACAATCCAAGGGGAAATACGAGAAGCATTTGAAGCACGGCAAGAAATATATAGCTTCCATTTTTGGCTTCACAACCGTAACAAATGCCCCTGTTTTTTTGATAAAGAGAATTACTTCAGGGGGGAATGCAAACCCCTATTCTTTAGCAGCACAGGGGGGTGAATCCGAAATGGGGTTAATTGGGCAGATTGGGGATAATACAATTCAGCTGGAAGGTTGCCACTACAATGGAGAAGAACCGAATGTCATGCACAGTTCTGGTGATGTATATGCTAATTATGGCGGCGATTGTGTGAATAGCACCCCCGTGATTGTTGCACATGGGAAGGTTGTCAATTGTGACTGTAAGAGGATAATTATGAAGAGAATAAGCCTGTGTggagatatttttaaaattcataaaaagaaagcagTAATTCGAAACATGTTTTATAGGCCTGAggatataaattattttaagcCTGCCCAGTTACACACAAAATTTGGGTTGACTGGAAAAATACTGGAATCTTTGGGTACCCAtgggaaaatgaaatgcCTCTTTAGTAACGTCTTAAAGCAGCACGATAAGgtttttatctttttgtACAAACGAGTTTATCCGATATGGTTTCCCCCCACGTGGGGTGGCGACCCCCACTTGGGCCCCGATGATAAGCCCGTGCAGCGCAGGCTAAAGGGGTGA
- a CDS encoding hypothetical protein (putative), translated as MVARKADTDKEDTDKEDTDKEETDKEDTDKEDTDKGDTDKGDTGKEDTDKGDTDKGDTDMEATDMEDTDKEATDKGDTDKEETDKEDTDKEATDKGDTDKEDTDKEATGQTTQEHGINNPKNNNNKKASDDNSNEGDDTYDRMRNKRNVLRKPGEIHTGTNSPHDLDDHSSDTEYELNEGEVKRLRPKNKKGASSDEIVEHPYVKGTDGSEFPKMTGSEMGKYGTHNKGSGDNNNTYENGFSPITVKYDNTHAKNRAKEIEENLNKGEYSRIKMAKGKKGNKSGGYESDADESDVDDSNVFYVDNGQDKLIKEKMSRSGGSDETSEEGLNVKYKTQKGPVNYHFSNYMNLDKRNTLSSNEIELQKMIGPKFSEEVDNYCRLNEPLQKTGDYLNLSFEYSRALEELRSEVISELQRRKSMGSNNYNNILSAIYNSMNRKNANFGRDAYEDKNFISGANSFRNEEMHPLSAKYNKILRQYLCHVFVNNPGVNQLERLYFHNLALGELIEPIRKKYNKLASSSVGLNYEIYIASSSNIYLMGHLLMLSLAYLSYNHYFVQGLKPFYSLETMLMANSDYTFFMYNEVCNVYYQPKKIFNKDITFIPIESRPGRHSTYVGERKVTCDLLELILNAYTLINIHEIQKVFNNSEAYGYENSISFSHNAVRIFSQVCPRDDAKNTLSCDFEKSTLYKPKVLKMDEGDKENQRSLKRAFDMLRTFAEIENSSHQGEPNPNYISLIFEQNLYTDFYKYLFWYDNRELINVQVRNVGGGKKRRKIKFVYDEFVKRGKQLKDKLIKMDAKYNARSKALLVFYALVDKYANIFRKSENIRKFFLNDVSSIRHHLYLNSVLSKSPKSNLDSMKKTLEELQSLTNSPLKFIVRGNNLKFLNHIAKFENLFYVNLFIMSSLSRKDPVKSYYHEKKKMLTATRAEKFATSTSALIPHKLRKLVVTMKKGLLKKRLLTSLAKMKLLQHIPAHLLENILTTIRFTTHTIASREIIQNAKYMPKNMTFYQSRNVDLAKQVFTDGGFAKYADNLMSTWFTKGFEEYKREKIEKQKMEYSIEKELKESSNNDSSESEEVAEQEKLQQEQNELNEEKERQRQENKLIFNQNDKWDHYINKEFARALGVWLELSDNSYNKDTFIYKVVEDSKYLLESNIEENIMFSRTVKPTKQTAFRKFFKKIVSLGNMLLRKPSFKVEHAIWFGATINMKKAMMLLEKVAELHKLLRNEDESWLINEAFIEIVDHVVQISSEKRLREPFSVARNPGMAAINPAYAQLNTEDRMKELQNSMCADHCSALWKTISTFALQHLKNPESLHSYESKFSKNSFGNKIDDQNFVNDFKMILGGDAVLHYFDVLLPKSMKKELKAMKNGVSLSSAFSLKLTKIIFSEMQLPYLSQMFYTQAPYFGHFIGKWQKEREKSRMKEILGFMTLGTLSAYTLLSAMDITQHATDIGMGPVTSCYTSTIPPPKQVCIQQAVKATLTNSTQACMKSVFSVGLFASIGPYLFAPMAGLALWNVLKSEFKVLQRVDMALKSVFKNMWKKFLSLKGIRKLKYIFKRRKTMKKKIIEKAEHKMLEMKKNPQMAKDHKLAVQKMHKHASGSYHYISYARIQV; from the exons ATGGTGGCACGCAAGGCGGACACGGACAAGGAGGACACGGACAAGGAGGACACGGACAAGGAGGAGACGGACAAGGAGGATACGGACAAGGAGGATACGGACAAGGGGGACACGGACAAGGGGGACACGGGCAAGGAGGATACGGACAAGGGGGACACGGACAAGGGGGATACGGACATGGAGGCCACGGACATGGAGGACACGGACAAGGAGGCTACGGACAAGGGGGACACGGACAAGGAGGAGACGGACAAGGAGGATACGGACAAGGAGGCTACGGACAAGGGGGACACGGACAAGGAGGATACGGACAAGGAGGCTACGGGCCAAACTACCCAGGAA CACGGGATAAATAACCCTAagaataataacaataaaaaagcGAGTGACGATAACTCCAATGAAGGCGACGACACGTACGATAGGATgagaaacaaaagaaatgtGCTAAGGAAGCCAGGGGAAATACATACAGGCACCAATTCCCCTCACGATTTAGATGACCATTCTAGCGATACTGAGTATGAGTTAAATGAAGGTGAAGTTAAAAGATTAAGAcctaagaataaaaaaggtgcatCATCGGACGAAATTGTCGAACATCCGTACGTAAAAGGAACAGATGGAAGTGAATTCCCCAAGATGACCGGAagcgaaatgggaaaatacgGAACACACAACAAAGGATCCGGCGATAATAATAATACGTATGAAAACGGATTTTCTCCTATCACCGTGAAGTATGACAACACGCATGCTAAAAACAGAGCAAAGGAAATTGAGGAAAACCTGAATAAAGGGGAATATTCTAGAATAAAGATGgccaagggaaaaaaagggaataaatcGGGGGGATATGAATCTGACGCGGATGAATCAGATGTAGATGATTCCAACGTCTTTTACGTAGACAACGGACAAGATAAGCTAATTAAGGAGAAGATGTCCAGATCGGGTGGATCCGACGAAACATCAGAGGAAGGACTGAACGTAAAATAcaaaacacaaaaagggcCTGTAAATTACCACTTTTCAAACTACATGAATTTAGATAAAAGAAATACGCTGAGCTCCAATGAAatagaattacaaaaaatgatagGACCTAAATTCTCAGAAGAGGTAGATAATTATTGCCGTCTTAATGAACCTTTACAAAAAACAGGGGACTACCTAAACCTTTCTTTTGAATATTCCAGAGCTTTGGAAGAACTAAGAAGCGAAGTGATTTCCGAAttgcaaagaagaaaatcaaTGGGATCTAACAATtacaataatattttaagcGCCATTTATAACTCtatgaatagaaaaaatgccaaCTTTGGGCGAGATGCATACGAAGATAAAAACTTCATCTCAGGGGCTAACTCGTTTCGAAATGAAGAGATGCATCCGTTAAGTGCCAagtataacaaaattttaagacAATACCTTTGTCATGTATTTGTGAACAACCCTGGAGTAAATCAGTTAGAGAGACTATACTTCCATAATTTAGCCTTAGGGGAACTGATCGAACCgattaggaaaaaatacaacaaatTGGCATCCTCCTCTGTGGGTCTAAACTACGAAATTTATATAGCATCTTCTTCTAACATATATCTAATGGGTCATCTCCTGATGCTGTCCTTAGCTTACCTTTCGTACAATCACTACTTTGTTCAAGGGTTGAAACCTTTTTATTCGTTAGAAACCATGCTGATGGCCAACTCCGATTACACCTTCTTCATGTACAACGAAGTTTGCAATGTGTATTACCAACCCAAGAAAATCTTCAATAAAGACATAACATTCATTCCGATCGAATCTAGACCCGGTAGACATAGTACCTATGTAGGGGAAAGGAAAGTAACTTGCGATTTGTTAGAATTGATTCTAAATGCATATACTTTGATAAATATACACGAAATACAGAAGGTCTTTAACAATAGTGAAGCGTATGGTTATGAAAACTCCATCTCGTTTTCGCACAATGCAGTGAGGATATTCTCACAGGTATGTCCAAGGGATGATGCCAAGAATACCCTCAGCTGCGATTTTGAAAAGTCTACTCTGTATAAGCCTAAAGTCCTAAAAATGGATGAAGGGGATAAGGAAAATCAGAGAAGCTTAAAAAGAGCCTTTGATATGTTACGAACCTTTGCTGAAATAGAAAATTCGTCCCACCAGGGAGAACCCAATCCTAATTATATAAGCCTCATTTTTGAGCAAAACTTATACACGGATTTTTATAAGTACCTGTTCTGGTACGATAACAGAGAATTGATAAACGTACAAGTTAGAAATgttgggggaggaaaaaaaagaaggaaaatcaAATTTGTCTACGACGAGTTTGTCAAGAGAGGAAAGCAATTAAAAGATAAACTGATCAAAATGGATGCCAAGTACAATGCCAGGAGTAAAGCACTATTAGTTTTCTACGCCCTTGTGGATAAATATGCTAACATTTTTaggaaaagcgaaaatattAGAAAGTTCTTCCTAAATGATGTGTCATCCATACGTCATCATTTGTACTTAAATAGTGTCCTCTCCAAATCTCCCAAGTCTAATTTAGACTCCATGAAGAAGACACTAGAAGAATTGCAGTCGTTAACAAACAGCCCACTAAAATTTATCGTGCgaggaaataatttaaagTTCTTAAACCACATAGCTAAATTTGAAAACTTATTCTATGTGAACTTGTTCATAATGTCATCCCTTTCGAGAAAAGACCCAGTTAAGAGTTACTACcatgagaaaaagaaaatgctaACTGCAACCAGGGCTGAGAAGTTTGCAACTTCTACATCGGCGTTAATACCACATAAACTTCGAAAGCTTGTGGTGACTATGAAAAAGGGACTCCTAAAAAAGAGATTGCTAACCTCGCTTGCCAAGATGAAACTGTTGCAACACATTCCTGCACATTTGCTAGAAAACATATTGACGACCATCCGGTTTACTACGCATACAATCGCTTCTAGAGAAATTATTCAAAACGCGAAATATatgccaaaaaatatgacttTTTATCAAAGCCGAAATGTGGATCTAGCCAAACAGGTGTTTACAGACGGAGGATTCGCAAAGTATGCCGACAATTTGATGTCCACGTGGTTCACCAAAGGGTTTGAAGAGtacaaaagagaaaaaattgaaaaacaaaaaatggaatattcAATTGAGAAGGAACTGAAGGAGTCCAGCAATAATGATAGCAGTGAAAGCGAAGAAGTCGCAGAGCAGGAGAAATTACAGCAAGAgcaaaatgaattaaatgaagaaaaagaaagacaaaggcaagaaaacaaattaatttttaatcaaaatgacaaatgggatcactacataaataaagaatTCGCAAGGGCTTTAGGAGTATGGCTAGAACTTTCGGACAATTCATATAACAAGGACACCTTCATCTACAAAGTTGTTGAAGATAGTAAGTACCTACTAGAAAGTAACATCGAAGAGAATATCATGTTTTCCAGAACGGTCAAGCCAACGAAACAAACAGCGtttcgaaaatttttcaaaaaaattgtttcccTTGGAAATATGCTCCTGAGAAAACCAAGTTTTAAAGTAGAACATGCCATTTGGTTTGGAGCAACCATCAACATGAAAAAGGCAATGATGTTACTAGAAAAAGTGGCAGAGTTGCATAAGCTTCTACGTAATGAGGATGAATCCTGGCTGATTAATGAAGCCTTCATCGAAATTGTAGACCATGTAGTGCAAATCAGCTCAGAAAAACGTCTACGTGAACCTTTTAGTGTTGCTAGAAACCCAGGAATGGCGGCTATCAACCCGGCATATGCCCAGTTAAATACTGAAGACAGAATGaaagaattacaaaattcGATGTGCGCTGATCATTGTTCTGCTTTGTGGAAAACGATTTCAACTTTTGCTTTGCAACATTTGAAGAACCCAGAAAGTTTACATTCTTATGAATCcaaattttctaaaaattcatttggcaacaaaattgacgaccaaaattttgtaaacgATTTTAAAATGATCCTTGGAGGGGATGCTGTCCTGCACTACTTCGACGTGTTACTACCGAAATCTATGAAGAAAGAATTGAAGGCCATGAAAAATGGAGTCTCCCTATCCTCTGCCTTCTCTCTCAAATTAACCAAAATCATTTTTAGCGAAATGCAATTGCCTTACTTAAGTCAAATGTTCTACACGCAAGCTCCATATTTTGGTCACTTCATAGGCAAATggcaaaaagaaagagaaaaaagtagGATGAAAGAAATACTAGGGTTCATGACTCTGGGCACTTTATCTGCATATACTTTATTAAGCGCAATGGATATAACTCAACACGCTACTGACATCGGAATGGGACCTGTCACCAGTTGTTACACTTCTACTATCCCTCCACCTAAACAAGTATGTATCCAACAAGCTGTTAAAGCAACTTTAACTAACTCGACACAAGCTTGCATGAAGAGTGTTTTCTCCGTTGGTTTATTTGCATCCATTGGACCGTATCTATTCGCACCCATGGCCGGTCTAGCCTTATGGAATGTTTTAAAATCAGAGTTTAAAGTTCTGCAAAGAGTTGACATGGCGCTCAAGAGTGTCTTTAAAAACATGTGGAAGAAATTTCTGTCATTAAAGGGAATTCGCAaactgaaatatattttcaaaagaaggaagaccatgaaaaagaaaattatcgaaAAGGCAGAACACAAAATgttggaaatgaaaaaaaatccccaaatGGCTAAGGATCATAAACTGGCCGtccaaaaaatgcataaacaTGCGTCGGGAAGTTACCACTACATATCATACGCCCGCATACAGGTGTAG